A genomic segment from Selenomonadales bacterium encodes:
- the cobS gene encoding adenosylcobinamide-GDP ribazoletransferase — MQSFLTGLQFLSRIRIVRQNDWSDERFSRSVQYFPLVGASVGAVMAIVSYLLIFVLPSIGFTIPATGLTAILLALWLYLGGGLTCDGFMDTMDGVFSGRDREKMLVIMKDSRVGANGVVGFVMLVMLKWAMLMSIPLADIPMAFFMAAILGKLAMVIAIVRFPYARPDGIGKMFQLCANSRTLLVAAGCTVICLFPFGVVSLICGVGAVCGALYLGRYITRVLGGLTGDVYGAVNETIELLVLVLLVFITNYH, encoded by the coding sequence ATGCAGTCTTTTTTGACAGGCCTGCAATTCCTTTCCAGAATCCGTATTGTGCGTCAAAATGACTGGTCGGATGAGCGGTTTTCGCGAAGTGTACAATATTTTCCGCTTGTCGGTGCATCTGTCGGTGCAGTCATGGCAATCGTATCGTATCTGCTGATATTCGTACTGCCATCTATAGGGTTTACGATTCCCGCAACGGGACTGACAGCTATCCTTTTAGCATTATGGCTGTATCTAGGTGGCGGATTGACGTGTGACGGATTCATGGATACGATGGATGGTGTGTTCTCGGGACGAGATCGCGAGAAGATGCTTGTTATTATGAAAGATAGTCGTGTCGGTGCGAACGGTGTTGTCGGCTTCGTGATGCTGGTCATGCTCAAATGGGCGATGCTGATGTCGATACCGCTTGCAGATATCCCGATGGCTTTTTTCATGGCGGCGATTCTTGGAAAATTGGCCATGGTGATTGCGATCGTTAGATTCCCGTATGCACGTCCCGACGGTATCGGCAAGATGTTTCAACTGTGCGCGAATAGTAGGACTCTGCTTGTTGCGGCAGGTTGTACGGTAATATGCTTATTTCCGTTTGGCGTTGTGTCGCTTATTTGCGGCGTGGGAGCAGTCTGCGGTGCACTTTATTTAGGAAGATATATAACACGTGTACTTGGCGGTTTGACAGGCGATGTGTACGGTGCCGTTAACGAAACGATAGAATTATTGGTTTTGGTTTTGTTGGTGTTTATCACCAATTATCATTAA